CGACGGCGTGATCGCGGGCACCGACCTGCCACAGGCCGAAGGCGCGCCGGAGGGGGCCGAGGTTATTGACGGTGGTGGCCAGCTTGTCCTGTGCCCCGGCCTGGTGGACATGCGGGTCACGATTGGCGAACCCGGTTTTGAATACCGCGAGACGGTGCTGTCCGCGGCAAAGGCGGCGGTGGCCGGTGGCATCACCACCATTGCGGTGCTGCCCAATACCAGCCCCACCATAGACAACCCGGCCCTGGCCCGCCTGCTGCGCGCGCGTGGCGAGGAAACGGGCATGATCGACATCCTGCCCTATGGCGCGCTGACACGCGAATGCGCGGGCAGGGAAATGGCGGAAATCGGGCTGCTGGCCGAAGCCGGCGCCATTGCCTTTACCGACGGCCCCCACGCCATTGCCGACAGCCGCACCATGCGCCAGATGCTGACCTATGCCAAAGGCTTCGGCGCGCTGATCGTCCAGCACCCCGAGGACCCGTCACTGGCACGCGGGGGCTGTGCCACCGATGGCGAACTGGCCACGCGCCTGGGCCTGCCGGGCATACCGGCGGCGGCCGAGGCCATCCTGATCGCGCGCGACCTGCGGCTTGCGCGCATGACGGGCGGTCGGCTGCATTTCGGCCATGTCTCCACTGCGGAAGGGCTGGACCTGATCCGCGCGGCCAAGGCCGACGGGCTGCAGGTCACCTGCGATACGGCACCACCATATTTCGACCTGAACGAGACCGTGATCGGTGATTTCCGGACCTATGCCAAGCTTTCCCCCCCGCTGCGGGCGGAAGCCGACCGCCGCGCCATCTGCGCGGGGCTGGCCGATGGCACGATCGATGCCGTGGCGTCCGACCACATGCCGTGCGATGCCGATGACAAACGCCAGCCCTTTGCCGTGGCGGCGGCAGGTGGCACGGGGCTGTGCACGCTGCTGGCGGTAACGCTGGCGCAGGTCCATGCGGGCAATCTGGACATGAATGCGGCAATCGGACTGCTGACCCACCGCCCGGCCCGCGTGCTGGGCAGCACGACAGGCACGCTGGCTGCCGGCATGCCCGCTGACCTGTGCCTGTTCAATCCTGATACCGGCTGGATCGTGCGTGCAGGTGAACTGCCGGGCAAGGCGCAGAACACCCCGTTTGACGGCCGCGCGCTGGAAGGCCGCGTGATGGGTACGTGGAAGAAGGGCCGCCGTGTATTCGGGGCGCAGGCCGCATGATATACGGCATACCGACCTATGACCTGCCACTCATGGCCGGGGTGGCGTTCCTGTCCTACCTGATCGGCAGCATTCCCTTCGGGCTGGTACTGACCGCGCTCTCGGGCGGGGGGGATATCCGCAAGATCGGCTCGGGCAATATCGGGGCAACCAACGTGCTGCGCACCGGGCGCAGGGGGCTTGCGGCGGGCACGCTGGCGCTGGATGGCACCAAGGGCGCGTTTGCCGTGTTCTGCGCCTTCGTGCTGTGCCCGTTCCACACGCTGGCCGCTGAATCCCTGGCCGCCATCTTTGCCGTGGCGGGACACTGCTTTCCGGTCTGGCTCAAATTCAGGGGCGGCAAGGGTGTGGCCACGGGCCTGGGCTGTGTGCTGGCGCTCATGCCCGGCGTGGGGCTGTGCTGCTGCGCCCTGTGGCTGATCTTTGCCAAGGTCACGCGCATCTCCTCGGCCGGGGCCATCGTGGCCTTTGCCGCACTCCCGCTGCTCATGATCCGGCCGGGACG
This portion of the Komagataeibacter sp. FNDCF1 genome encodes:
- a CDS encoding dihydroorotase family protein — translated: MKPVLFENVRLIDPASAMDRPGRLLVHDGVIAGTDLPQAEGAPEGAEVIDGGGQLVLCPGLVDMRVTIGEPGFEYRETVLSAAKAAVAGGITTIAVLPNTSPTIDNPALARLLRARGEETGMIDILPYGALTRECAGREMAEIGLLAEAGAIAFTDGPHAIADSRTMRQMLTYAKGFGALIVQHPEDPSLARGGCATDGELATRLGLPGIPAAAEAILIARDLRLARMTGGRLHFGHVSTAEGLDLIRAAKADGLQVTCDTAPPYFDLNETVIGDFRTYAKLSPPLRAEADRRAICAGLADGTIDAVASDHMPCDADDKRQPFAVAAAGGTGLCTLLAVTLAQVHAGNLDMNAAIGLLTHRPARVLGSTTGTLAAGMPADLCLFNPDTGWIVRAGELPGKAQNTPFDGRALEGRVMGTWKKGRRVFGAQAA
- the plsY gene encoding glycerol-3-phosphate 1-O-acyltransferase PlsY, producing the protein MIYGIPTYDLPLMAGVAFLSYLIGSIPFGLVLTALSGGGDIRKIGSGNIGATNVLRTGRRGLAAGTLALDGTKGAFAVFCAFVLCPFHTLAAESLAAIFAVAGHCFPVWLKFRGGKGVATGLGCVLALMPGVGLCCCALWLIFAKVTRISSAGAIVAFAALPLLMIRPGRIDFSSPAYLAGCLIAVMILCRHHANITRLLKGTEPRIGQKGT